From Pan troglodytes isolate AG18354 chromosome 11, NHGRI_mPanTro3-v2.0_pri, whole genome shotgun sequence, the proteins below share one genomic window:
- the LOC129135959 gene encoding small ribosomal subunit protein uS14-like, whose product MGHQQLYWSHPRKFGQGSRSCCICSNNRHGLIRKYGLNMCRQCFRQYVKDIGFIKLD is encoded by the coding sequence ATGGGTCACCAGCAGCTGTACTGGAGCCACCCGCGAAAATTCGGCCAGGGTTCTCGCTCTTGTTGCATCTGTTCAAACAACCGGCATGGTCTGATCCGGAAATATGGCCTCAATATGTGCCGCCAGTGTTTCCGTCAGTACGTGAAGGATATCGGTTTCATTAAGTTGGACTAA